One window of the Zea mays cultivar B73 chromosome 3, Zm-B73-REFERENCE-NAM-5.0, whole genome shotgun sequence genome contains the following:
- the LOC100284259 gene encoding Auxin-responsive protein IAA30 has product MATTTDLGFEATELRLGLPGGGGGGEPALGGEGRSSSSASGKRGFAETIDLKLKLEPAAVVEAEEEEEDHGVAVALEKEEEAGKMKRSPSQSSVAAAAAAVLADPAEKPRAAKAQVVGWPPVRSFRKNIMSVQSDKGAAAANGDKSSPAAGGGAAFVKVSLDGAPYLRKVDLKMYRSYQQLSKALENMFSSFTIGSCGSQGMNGMNESKLVDLLNGSEYVPTYEDKDGDWMLVGDVPWEMFVESCKRLRIMKGSEAIGLAPRAMEKCKNRS; this is encoded by the exons ATGGCGACGACGACGGACCTGGGGTTCGAGGCGACGGAGCTCCGCCTGGGCCTGCCCGGCGGGGGAGGTGGAGGGGAGCCGGCGCTGGGCGGCGAGGGGAGGAGCTCTTCCTCCGCCTCCGGCAAGAGGGGCTTCGCCGAGACCATCgacctgaagctgaagctggagcCAGCGGCCGTcgtggaggcggaggaggaggaggaggaccacGGCGTTGCTGTTGCCCTTGAGAAGGAGGAGGAGGCCGGGAAGATGAAGCGGTCCCCGAGCCAGAGcagcgtcgccgccgccgccgccgccgtgctggCTGACCCCGCCGAGAAGCCGCGCGCCGCCAA GGCTCAGGTGGTGGGATGGCCACCGGTCCGGTCGTTCCGGAAGAACATCATGTCCGTGCAGTCCGAcaagggcgccgccgccgccaacgGCGACAAGTCCTCGCCGGCGGCAGGCGGCGGTGCCGCGTTCGTGAAGGTGAGCTTGGACGGCGCGCCCTACCTGCGCAAAGTGGACCTCAAGATGTACAGGAGCTACCAGCAGCTGTCCAAGGCGCTCGAGAACATGTTCAGCTCCTTCACCATCG GAAGCTGTGGGTCTCAAGGGATGAACGGCATGAACGAGAGCAAGCTGGTGGATCTGCTCAACGGCTCCGAGTACGTGCCGACCTACGAGGACAAGGACGGGGACTGGATGCTCGTCGGCGATGTGCCGTGGGA GATGTTCGTCGAATCATGCAAGCGCCTTCGGATCATGAAAGGATCAGAAGCCATTGGCCTGG CGCCAAGGGCCATGGAGAAATGCAAGAACAGAAGCTGA